The proteins below come from a single Dehalococcoidia bacterium genomic window:
- a CDS encoding ABC transporter substrate-binding protein translates to MRATAARLFAFIMLLSVACAPAAPTTPTGGVAPAEQRDEQQILRVAVGVMIGNPTPQASRANLFQYWPLYDNLTTFGPKYEVRPWVAERWSVSPDGLTWTFTIRSDMKFANGDPLTSEDVVFSIQEILDRRWPQTSYLLNVTSVTNPTPTTVELKLSAPNAAIPNGGPFIWILPKKYYQSIGFEAFVQKPMGSGPYELVSFQQANQIIYRKRAEPHAFRKPIANEIHFRLIPEAVQVINGLTQGELDMAMFSFSGDQANQLKQRGIVVTAQLNSSAQIAMPQGSWELRDTPLKEKRVRLALNYAVNKEAIASGLYGGYAQPTGQVAVPDTDYFDPTVQPIPYDVAMARRLLAEAGYPNGFRLPGGLDYSTGRGEQNMLVAIQADLRAVGVEVELIPNEESVFVDKAYGRRDLPKGDLWSGSNGEDNGFFTGLRTFYGCDKPVGAPRRAMLYCNPEWDRLMDLAYAEADVAKRRQLFLQANRVFREDVPVIYTVSRSQFVVFTPKVKGVELPTPNVYNLDTVYKIK, encoded by the coding sequence ATGCGCGCAACGGCCGCTCGGCTTTTCGCGTTCATCATGCTTCTGAGCGTCGCGTGCGCGCCCGCGGCGCCGACAACGCCCACGGGCGGCGTAGCGCCGGCAGAGCAGCGGGACGAGCAGCAGATCCTGCGGGTGGCGGTCGGCGTGATGATCGGCAACCCGACGCCGCAAGCGTCGCGGGCCAACCTGTTCCAATACTGGCCGCTGTACGACAATCTGACGACGTTCGGCCCGAAGTACGAGGTGCGTCCTTGGGTCGCCGAGCGGTGGAGTGTCTCGCCCGACGGGCTGACGTGGACGTTCACGATCCGCTCCGACATGAAGTTCGCCAACGGCGACCCCCTCACTTCCGAAGACGTCGTCTTCAGCATCCAAGAGATCCTCGACCGCCGATGGCCCCAAACGTCTTACCTGCTGAATGTCACCTCGGTCACCAATCCGACCCCGACCACCGTTGAACTGAAGCTGTCTGCGCCGAACGCGGCGATCCCGAACGGAGGGCCCTTCATCTGGATATTGCCGAAGAAGTATTACCAGTCGATCGGGTTTGAGGCTTTTGTTCAGAAGCCGATGGGCAGCGGGCCGTATGAGCTTGTCTCTTTCCAGCAAGCGAACCAGATCATTTACCGCAAGCGCGCGGAGCCGCACGCGTTCCGCAAGCCGATCGCCAATGAGATCCATTTCCGGCTGATCCCCGAAGCCGTTCAGGTGATCAACGGGCTCACCCAAGGCGAGCTCGACATGGCGATGTTCAGTTTCTCCGGCGATCAGGCGAACCAGCTGAAGCAGCGCGGCATCGTCGTCACCGCCCAGCTCAACTCCTCGGCGCAGATTGCGATGCCGCAGGGCTCATGGGAACTGCGGGACACGCCGCTGAAAGAGAAGCGCGTGCGTCTTGCGCTTAACTACGCGGTGAACAAAGAGGCGATCGCGAGCGGGCTGTACGGCGGCTACGCTCAGCCGACGGGTCAAGTCGCCGTGCCTGACACCGACTATTTCGACCCCACGGTGCAGCCGATCCCCTACGACGTGGCGATGGCGCGGCGCCTGCTCGCGGAGGCCGGCTATCCGAATGGCTTCCGGCTGCCCGGCGGGCTTGACTACTCGACGGGCCGGGGCGAGCAGAACATGCTCGTCGCCATTCAGGCCGACTTGCGGGCGGTCGGCGTCGAGGTGGAGTTGATCCCGAACGAGGAGAGTGTCTTTGTTGACAAGGCGTACGGCCGGCGGGACCTCCCGAAGGGCGATTTGTGGAGCGGCAGCAACGGCGAAGACAACGGCTTCTTCACCGGGCTTCGCACCTTCTACGGCTGCGACAAGCCGGTCGGCGCGCCCCGCCGTGCGATGCTCTACTGCAACCCCGAATGGGACCGGCTGATGGACCTCGCCTATGCCGAAGCGGATGTCGCCAAACGGCGCCAGCTGTTCCTCCAAGCGAACCGCGTCTTCCGGGAGGACGTGCCGGTCATCTACACCGTCAGCCGCTCGCAATTCGTCGTCTTCACCCCGAAAGTGAAAGGGGTCGAACTG